The following coding sequences lie in one Sedimentibacter sp. MB35-C1 genomic window:
- a CDS encoding adenylosuccinate synthase, translating into MLTAIVGINWGDEGKGRMVDLLAENYDVVCRYQGGNNAGHTVVNHLGKFILNLTPSGILRPDVVNVMGNGMVIDLEHLHKELNNLRSSGVKITPDNLKISDRAIICLPYHVKQDILEEERLKDMKFGSTRRGIAPVYGDKYLKKGIRMGDLLNKTALKERIEQVVEWKNLTIAGGYKSVEFSGEDMYNWLIKFGTEFEEYICDVGLYLKEAVKEGKKVMFEAQLGALRDIDFGIYPYTSSSSTIAAYAPIGAGVPGMKLSSTIGIMKAYSSCVGEGPFTCEMFGEKADALREAGGEYGAATGRPRRVGPFDVVASKYGVTVQGADVLALTKLDVLSYLDKIPVVTGYDVDGKITEEFPMGVLLDKAKPIVEYVDGWNCDISKCRKESDLPKKAYDYVKYLEKKVGCTIKYVSVGANREDYLIMND; encoded by the coding sequence ATGCTAACTGCAATAGTAGGAATAAATTGGGGAGATGAAGGTAAAGGCAGAATGGTTGATTTATTGGCCGAAAATTATGATGTTGTATGCCGTTACCAAGGAGGAAACAACGCTGGCCACACAGTTGTAAATCATTTAGGTAAGTTTATACTTAACCTTACGCCTTCAGGTATTCTGAGACCTGATGTAGTAAATGTAATGGGAAATGGTATGGTTATAGACTTAGAACACCTCCACAAAGAATTAAACAACCTTAGAAGCTCTGGTGTTAAAATAACACCTGACAATTTAAAAATCAGTGACAGAGCAATTATCTGCCTTCCTTATCATGTTAAACAGGACATATTGGAAGAAGAACGTCTTAAGGATATGAAATTCGGTTCTACAAGAAGAGGAATCGCTCCTGTATATGGAGATAAGTATCTTAAAAAAGGCATACGAATGGGAGATTTGCTTAACAAAACAGCACTTAAAGAACGCATTGAACAGGTAGTTGAATGGAAAAACCTGACAATTGCCGGCGGATATAAATCCGTTGAATTCAGTGGTGAGGACATGTACAACTGGCTCATTAAATTCGGTACCGAATTTGAAGAATACATATGCGATGTGGGCTTGTATCTTAAGGAAGCTGTAAAAGAAGGAAAAAAGGTTATGTTTGAAGCACAGCTTGGTGCATTGAGAGATATAGATTTTGGAATTTATCCTTATACTTCTTCATCATCGACAATAGCCGCCTATGCACCTATAGGTGCCGGTGTGCCTGGCATGAAGCTGAGCAGCACCATAGGAATTATGAAAGCTTATTCTTCATGTGTAGGTGAAGGACCGTTTACTTGCGAAATGTTTGGTGAAAAAGCTGATGCTCTAAGAGAGGCCGGTGGAGAATACGGTGCAGCAACAGGACGTCCGAGAAGAGTCGGCCCGTTTGATGTTGTGGCATCTAAGTACGGCGTTACAGTGCAAGGAGCTGATGTGCTTGCATTGACAAAACTTGATGTATTATCATACTTGGATAAGATTCCTGTTGTTACCGGATACGATGTTGACGGAAAAATTACTGAAGAGTTCCCAATGGGAGTTTTGCTGGACAAAGCAAAACCTATAGTAGAATATGTTGACGGTTGGAATTGTGATATAAGCAAATGCAGAAAAGAATCTGACCTTCCAAAAAAAGCATATGACTATGTCAAATATCTTGAGAAAAAGGTTGGATGCACAATAAAATATGTATCTGTAGGAGCTAACAGAGAAGATTACCTAATCATGAACGACTAA
- a CDS encoding DnaJ domain-containing protein has product MKDPYEVLGLQRGATKDEVKSAYRKLAKKYHPDMNENNPLKDLAEEKFKEIQWAYDEIMDGGSAGSYQSSNGSGSSYENGSTSLFNIRQQIQTGRFQDAIRMLNGMSVRNAEWNYLMGVCYVNMGSLGQGMKFVQTAVKMDPGNFEYRNFLNQILSTQNMYQQRTYNYGRGNSSVDCCTQLICADCLCECLGGDLISCC; this is encoded by the coding sequence ATGAAAGACCCATATGAAGTGCTCGGCCTTCAAAGAGGCGCAACAAAGGATGAAGTAAAGAGTGCATACAGAAAGCTTGCTAAAAAATACCACCCTGATATGAATGAAAACAACCCTCTTAAGGATTTGGCTGAGGAAAAATTCAAGGAAATTCAATGGGCATACGATGAGATTATGGACGGCGGCTCCGCAGGTTCATACCAGAGCAGTAATGGGAGCGGGAGTTCTTACGAAAATGGTTCAACCAGTTTATTTAATATTAGACAGCAAATACAAACGGGAAGATTCCAAGACGCAATAAGGATGCTGAATGGCATGTCTGTCAGAAATGCTGAATGGAATTATCTCATGGGTGTATGCTATGTAAACATGGGATCGTTAGGCCAGGGGATGAAGTTTGTGCAAACTGCTGTAAAGATGGATCCCGGCAATTTTGAATACAGAAATTTCTTGAATCAGATTTTAAGCACACAGAACATGTATCAACAAAGGACATATAATTACGGTAGAGGAAATTCAAGCGTTGATTGCTGCACTCAGCTTATTTGTGCAGATTGTTTATGTGAATGTCTGGGAGGAGACTTGATTTCATGCTGTTAA
- a CDS encoding DUF5685 family protein has product MFGYVTINKMELKFKEYYSYKGFYCGLCKCLKEKYSNKARMTLNYDMTFLILLLSSLYEPENKTFRERCVVHPIKEQLLIQNEITEYAASMNIILSYYNMLDNWTDDRDYKSFAAMQAIRGEFRKASAELPKKAAVIKERLDNISELEKSNTDDIDAVSNEFGHLMEEIILYKNDQWEKNLRKIGFYLGKFIYYLDAYEDMEKDEENSSYNPFNNLKSEDKEKYAKDLIMLNLSFLSQEIEKLPLVQDKGTIDNIIYSGVLNKLDKRRNANERPI; this is encoded by the coding sequence ATGTTTGGATATGTGACTATAAATAAAATGGAACTGAAATTTAAAGAGTATTACAGCTACAAAGGGTTTTATTGCGGTCTTTGCAAGTGCCTTAAAGAAAAGTACAGCAACAAGGCAAGAATGACCTTGAATTATGATATGACGTTTCTTATATTGCTGTTAAGTTCTCTGTATGAACCCGAAAATAAAACATTCCGTGAAAGATGCGTGGTTCATCCAATAAAAGAACAGCTTCTTATACAAAACGAAATAACGGAATATGCAGCATCGATGAATATTATTCTTTCATATTACAATATGCTTGATAATTGGACGGATGATAGGGATTACAAGTCTTTTGCGGCGATGCAGGCCATTAGGGGAGAATTTAGGAAAGCAAGCGCAGAACTGCCTAAAAAAGCAGCAGTAATAAAAGAACGCTTGGATAACATATCTGAACTGGAAAAAAGCAATACAGATGATATTGATGCTGTTTCTAATGAGTTTGGACATCTAATGGAAGAAATAATACTGTACAAAAATGATCAATGGGAAAAAAACTTGAGAAAGATAGGATTTTACTTGGGCAAGTTTATATACTACCTTGATGCGTATGAAGATATGGAAAAAGATGAAGAAAACAGTTCGTACAACCCCTTCAACAATTTAAAATCTGAAGACAAGGAAAAATATGCGAAAGATTTAATAATGCTCAATCTCTCATTTTTAAGCCAGGAAATAGAAAAGCTCCCTCTTGTGCAGGATAAAGGAACAATAGACAATATTATATATTCCGGAGTATTGAATAAATTAGACAAAAGGAGAAATGCAAATGAAAGACCCATATGA
- a CDS encoding M20 family metallopeptidase, with protein sequence MYVIDGNELTALRREFHKYPELGGCEYKTMDKICSYLDLWGVEYKKGVAETGVVAIIRGKNKLKDDYKCIGIRADIDALPIKEETDVCFKSVNEGVMHACGHDAHTAVALGAVKIIKSMESKLKGDVKFFFQPAEETTGGAERMIDAGCLKNPEVEYVFGLHVDPGLETGKAGIKYGKMMASSDEIFINVFGKSTHGAHPEKGIDPVVITSNIVVALQSLVSRSTSPLNSVVLTIGSIHGGTAQNIISDSVEMKGILRTLDEETRGDMKKRIAAVVENISKAMGGEGTLAIRESYGALINNDDAVDKLKEAAEKVLGSENVEILEYPNMGTEDFSYFSRHSKACFFNLGCRNENIGAVYPIHSSKFMLDEGCLETGVKIQVENILGILNMSLD encoded by the coding sequence ATGTATGTTATCGATGGAAATGAACTAACAGCCCTAAGGAGAGAATTTCACAAATACCCGGAGCTTGGTGGATGTGAATATAAAACAATGGACAAAATATGTTCATATTTAGATTTATGGGGTGTAGAATATAAAAAAGGCGTTGCGGAAACAGGTGTAGTTGCAATAATAAGAGGTAAAAACAAATTAAAAGATGACTATAAATGCATAGGTATAAGAGCGGATATTGATGCCCTTCCAATAAAAGAAGAAACAGATGTGTGTTTTAAATCTGTTAATGAGGGAGTAATGCATGCTTGCGGTCATGACGCTCACACAGCTGTCGCACTTGGTGCGGTCAAAATTATTAAATCAATGGAGTCAAAACTAAAAGGCGATGTAAAGTTTTTCTTTCAGCCGGCTGAAGAAACTACAGGGGGTGCCGAAAGAATGATTGATGCAGGTTGCCTAAAAAATCCAGAGGTTGAATATGTGTTTGGACTTCATGTTGATCCAGGGCTCGAGACTGGAAAAGCAGGAATAAAATACGGAAAAATGATGGCATCATCTGATGAGATTTTTATTAACGTATTCGGAAAGTCTACACATGGAGCTCATCCCGAAAAAGGAATCGATCCGGTTGTTATTACATCAAATATTGTAGTTGCTCTTCAGTCACTCGTGAGCAGAAGTACGTCTCCGCTGAACTCGGTAGTTCTTACAATCGGGAGCATTCACGGTGGGACGGCGCAAAATATAATATCAGATTCAGTGGAAATGAAAGGAATATTGAGAACTTTGGATGAAGAGACACGCGGGGATATGAAAAAAAGAATTGCCGCAGTCGTTGAAAATATTTCTAAAGCAATGGGTGGAGAAGGAACTTTGGCTATCAGAGAGAGCTATGGAGCACTTATTAACAATGATGATGCTGTAGACAAACTTAAGGAAGCTGCCGAAAAGGTGCTTGGATCGGAAAATGTGGAGATTTTGGAATATCCCAATATGGGAACAGAAGACTTTTCATATTTCAGCCGCCACTCAAAAGCCTGTTTTTTTAATCTGGGATGCAGGAATGAAAACATAGGGGCCGTATATCCCATTCATTCAAGTAAATTTATGTTGGATGAAGGTTGCCTGGAAACGGGTGTGAAAATTCAGGTGGAAAACATATTGGGAATTTTAAATATGTCTCTGGATTAA